In bacterium, a single window of DNA contains:
- a CDS encoding TRAM domain-containing protein yields the protein MEGTLSNNPSLIRDVLRDELQQVTYLKIVKVIILGLGFVIGYLSSGLLQARLSKLLTEMLVRLQRSSKERIIAGVLGFGAGTGITYIVLFPLYSFMKDAEANFLQDPVVRIGLYLVLVMWLGYFGANLAVNVFYPEAKADQLGAQFGIKGIPPKVLDTSAIIDGRIAEVIKTHFLEGVIVIPSSVLRELQAIADSNDHLRRAKGRRGLEILNDLRSNPRFPISIYDDTEEEALSNSVDEQLIRIAKNLGGIVVTNDFNLNKVATVQEVDVLNINELANAVKPMVVPNETLQVLIIKAGKEHGQGVGYLDDGTMVVIEGGVERLGSVVDVRVTSVMQTQAGRLIFARINDNSKEL from the coding sequence ATGGAAGGAACTCTTTCCAACAATCCCTCCTTAATCAGAGATGTTTTGCGCGATGAACTTCAACAAGTTACGTATTTGAAAATCGTCAAAGTTATTATCCTCGGACTTGGATTTGTTATCGGCTATTTGTCTAGCGGGTTGCTGCAGGCGCGCCTTTCGAAGCTGCTTACCGAAATGCTTGTCCGGCTTCAGCGCTCATCCAAAGAGCGAATCATCGCCGGCGTTCTGGGTTTCGGCGCTGGAACGGGAATTACCTACATAGTTCTTTTTCCTCTGTATTCATTCATGAAGGACGCGGAGGCTAATTTTCTTCAGGATCCTGTCGTTAGAATAGGGCTTTATCTTGTTCTTGTAATGTGGCTGGGTTATTTCGGCGCGAACCTGGCCGTCAACGTCTTTTATCCCGAAGCCAAGGCGGACCAACTGGGCGCGCAGTTTGGTATCAAAGGTATTCCGCCGAAAGTATTGGACACCAGCGCAATTATTGACGGGCGGATTGCGGAAGTAATCAAAACGCATTTCCTGGAAGGCGTCATCGTCATTCCTTCAAGCGTACTACGGGAGCTTCAGGCCATCGCCGACTCGAACGACCATTTGAGACGGGCAAAGGGCCGCAGGGGACTGGAAATATTGAACGATTTGCGGAGCAATCCCAGGTTTCCGATTTCAATTTACGACGACACGGAAGAGGAAGCGCTGTCCAATTCGGTAGACGAGCAACTAATCAGGATAGCGAAAAACCTAGGGGGGATAGTCGTGACGAACGACTTCAACCTGAACAAAGTGGCCACCGTCCAGGAAGTGGACGTGCTGAACATCAACGAGCTTGCCAACGCGGTCAAGCCGATGGTCGTGCCGAACGAAACGTTGCAGGTGCTTATCATCAAGGCAGGCAAGGAGCATGGCCAGGGCGTCGGCTACCTGGACGACGGGACAATGGTCGTTATCGAGGGAGGCGTGGAACGCCTGGGATCTGTTGTGGATGTTCGCGTCACATCGGTAATGCAAACCCAGGCCGGAAGGCTGATTTTCGCGCGAATCAACGACAACAGCAAGGAGCTTTAG
- the sucD gene encoding succinate--CoA ligase subunit alpha, with protein sequence MSILIDSNSRVVVQGITGGEGSFHTQKMIEYGTNVVAGVTPKKGGQMFENKVPIFNTVQDAVEATGADTSIIFVPPAFAPDAVVEAVDASVDVICCITEGVPVNDMIKVFSYVTTTDSILVGPNCPGMISVEECKLGIMPGHIFKKGPVGVISRSGTLTYEIVDQLTRAGIGQSTCIGIGGDPIIGSSFVDLLAEFEEDPATEAVVLVGEIGGSDEEQAAEFIKDMMSKPVVAFVSGRTAPKGKRMGHAGAIVSGNTGTAESKVAAFEAAGIKVPVTIEDLVAETGRAIGMK encoded by the coding sequence ATGTCAATTTTGATTGATTCGAATTCAAGGGTTGTCGTGCAAGGCATAACGGGCGGAGAAGGTTCGTTCCACACGCAGAAGATGATTGAGTACGGCACGAACGTGGTCGCCGGGGTCACTCCCAAAAAAGGCGGGCAAATGTTCGAGAACAAGGTGCCGATTTTCAACACCGTTCAGGACGCCGTCGAGGCGACCGGGGCTGACACGAGCATAATTTTCGTGCCTCCCGCTTTTGCTCCCGACGCCGTAGTGGAGGCGGTGGACGCTTCCGTGGACGTGATCTGCTGCATAACCGAAGGCGTGCCTGTAAACGACATGATAAAGGTTTTCAGCTACGTAACCACGACGGACAGCATTCTCGTGGGGCCAAACTGCCCGGGAATGATTTCGGTCGAAGAGTGCAAGCTTGGAATTATGCCGGGCCATATTTTCAAAAAGGGGCCGGTCGGTGTTATTTCACGGAGCGGCACCCTGACTTACGAAATAGTGGATCAATTGACCCGAGCGGGCATCGGCCAGTCCACCTGCATCGGAATCGGCGGCGATCCGATTATCGGTAGCTCGTTCGTGGATTTGCTTGCCGAATTCGAAGAGGATCCCGCCACCGAAGCGGTCGTCCTGGTCGGCGAAATCGGCGGAAGCGACGAAGAGCAGGCTGCGGAGTTCATCAAAGATATGATGTCCAAGCCGGTTGTGGCATTCGTCAGCGGGCGCACCGCCCCGAAAGGGAAGCGGATGGGACATGCAGGCGCAATCGTTTCCGGCAATACAGGCACTGCTGAAAGCAAGGTCGCGGCGTTCGAAGCCGCAGGGATAAAGGTTCCCGTCACTATTGAAGACCTGGTTGCTGAAACGGGGCGCGCGATCGGAATGAAATAG
- the radA gene encoding DNA repair protein RadA: MAKPTTHFVCQSCGAHSPKWTGQCQSCGDWGTLAEEAIPDASPSGFRLKPKGGQGLELRSVSDIPMANTELRAGTGVPEFDKLIGGGIVPGSVILLGGPPGVGKSTIVLQIAAGMKAGRVLYVSAEESPEQVAGRARRLGLGDSKLELLGETEVDSVLDLLDREKSFSLVVVDSIQTVRLAGLMSAAGTVAQVRESAARLAEWAKRSGASVILIGHVTKDGQIAGPKVLEHLVDVVCYLDEEAAFDLRILRASKNRYGSVGELGLFEMTSRGLAAVPEDELPWIGGSALSSPSIFGVVTSPSRAWLCEVQALVTPSSFQYPRRISIGFELNRLAMLLAVIEKHLKIPMATRDIHVNVAGGLRILDSALDLPVIIAVLGSYLEQAPETAIAAIGEVGLGGEVRRTSRQQARVAEAKRFGIPTVICGGPEPPSADGVVAVNSLQSAVQRIFGATD, translated from the coding sequence GTGGCCAAACCGACGACTCATTTTGTATGTCAGTCATGCGGCGCGCATTCGCCAAAATGGACGGGTCAATGCCAGTCCTGCGGCGACTGGGGTACGCTTGCCGAAGAAGCAATCCCGGATGCTTCTCCGTCCGGGTTTAGATTAAAGCCGAAGGGCGGACAAGGACTTGAACTCCGGTCGGTATCCGATATTCCAATGGCAAATACGGAGCTGCGTGCCGGCACGGGCGTGCCCGAGTTCGACAAATTAATCGGCGGCGGGATCGTTCCCGGAAGCGTGATCTTGCTTGGCGGTCCTCCCGGAGTCGGCAAATCCACGATCGTTTTGCAAATTGCCGCGGGTATGAAGGCCGGACGGGTGCTGTATGTCAGCGCCGAAGAAAGTCCTGAACAGGTGGCTGGCAGGGCAAGGCGGTTGGGGCTTGGCGATTCCAAGCTTGAGTTGCTGGGCGAAACCGAAGTTGACTCCGTTCTGGATTTGTTGGATCGCGAAAAGTCCTTTTCGCTGGTCGTGGTAGACTCAATTCAAACGGTGCGTCTTGCGGGGCTGATGAGCGCGGCAGGAACCGTCGCCCAGGTGCGCGAAAGCGCTGCACGGCTGGCGGAGTGGGCGAAGCGTTCCGGAGCGTCGGTTATCCTTATCGGACACGTCACAAAGGACGGCCAAATTGCCGGCCCGAAAGTGCTGGAACATCTTGTTGACGTCGTGTGTTATCTGGACGAAGAGGCGGCGTTCGATCTGCGTATTTTGCGTGCAAGCAAAAACCGATACGGCAGCGTGGGAGAGCTTGGGTTGTTTGAAATGACATCGCGTGGACTGGCGGCGGTTCCTGAAGACGAGCTTCCATGGATCGGCGGCTCGGCGCTGTCGAGTCCGTCTATCTTCGGGGTTGTCACTTCCCCGTCACGGGCGTGGCTTTGTGAAGTGCAGGCGCTTGTTACGCCGTCGTCGTTTCAGTATCCAAGGCGAATCTCAATCGGGTTCGAGTTGAACAGGCTGGCGATGCTTTTGGCGGTCATCGAAAAGCATTTGAAAATCCCTATGGCCACGAGGGATATCCACGTCAATGTGGCGGGTGGTTTGAGGATTTTGGATTCCGCGCTGGACTTGCCGGTCATAATCGCGGTGTTGGGGAGCTACTTGGAACAAGCGCCGGAAACCGCGATTGCCGCCATCGGCGAGGTAGGGCTGGGCGGCGAAGTAAGGCGCACTTCGCGCCAACAGGCCAGGGTGGCCGAAGCGAAGCGGTTTGGAATCCCAACTGTGATTTGCGGAGGCCCGGAACCGCCTTCCGCGGACGGGGTAGTGGCGGTTAACTCGCTGCAGAGTGCAGTGCAGAGGATATTCGGCGCGACCGATTAG
- the sucC gene encoding ADP-forming succinate--CoA ligase subunit beta gives MKIHEYQAKDVFAEFGIPVTAGRVAFTPEEAETVAKELGKPVVIKAQVHIGGRGKAGGVKLAANPAEAKEKASQILGMNIKGFPVQKVLVAEQVDIRDEYYCGITVDRDERMLVLILSAAGGIDIEQVAAETPEKISKVHIDPLVGLWPNQIRRAIFESGVDVLKMAEISDIIGKLYNAFLAKDCSLLEINPLVVTKDGRVLALDAKMVTDDNGLFRNKELLKFREIGADLDEIEAFAQENHVTYVHMPPEMRGPVGIAGNGAGLVMTTLDVVARAGLKPNDFCDIGGGGNVEHTVKCIETVLKDPAVKGFFLNVFGGITRCDVVAQALLDVQDVFPKGFPVVVRLTGTNEDKAKEILEGSRYTFVPTMKEGAEKIVELINGLEASA, from the coding sequence ATGAAGATTCACGAGTACCAGGCGAAGGACGTCTTTGCCGAGTTTGGAATCCCGGTTACGGCGGGCAGGGTCGCGTTCACGCCCGAGGAAGCCGAGACCGTAGCAAAGGAGCTTGGCAAGCCGGTCGTAATCAAGGCCCAGGTGCACATCGGCGGGCGGGGCAAAGCCGGAGGCGTCAAGCTGGCTGCGAATCCGGCCGAAGCGAAGGAAAAGGCGTCGCAGATTCTGGGGATGAACATCAAGGGATTTCCCGTCCAGAAAGTGCTCGTCGCCGAACAGGTTGACATCAGGGACGAGTATTACTGCGGAATAACCGTCGATCGGGACGAGAGGATGCTCGTGTTGATTCTGTCGGCTGCGGGCGGCATAGATATCGAGCAAGTCGCGGCGGAAACCCCTGAAAAAATATCGAAGGTGCATATCGATCCGCTGGTGGGCTTATGGCCGAATCAGATCCGCAGGGCCATTTTCGAAAGCGGAGTGGATGTGTTAAAAATGGCCGAAATATCGGACATAATCGGGAAGCTTTACAACGCGTTCCTGGCGAAAGACTGCTCGCTGCTGGAAATCAATCCGCTTGTGGTCACGAAGGACGGGCGGGTGCTTGCTCTGGATGCCAAGATGGTGACCGACGACAACGGGCTTTTCCGGAACAAAGAATTGCTCAAGTTCCGCGAGATCGGGGCCGACTTGGACGAGATCGAGGCGTTCGCGCAGGAAAACCACGTTACATACGTCCATATGCCTCCCGAAATGCGCGGGCCGGTGGGAATTGCAGGAAACGGCGCGGGGCTAGTTATGACGACCCTGGATGTGGTCGCGCGAGCGGGGCTCAAGCCGAACGATTTCTGCGATATCGGCGGCGGCGGAAACGTGGAGCACACCGTCAAGTGCATCGAAACGGTGCTGAAGGATCCCGCGGTCAAAGGATTTTTCCTCAACGTATTCGGCGGCATCACCCGCTGCGATGTGGTCGCGCAGGCACTGCTGGACGTGCAGGACGTTTTTCCGAAGGGATTTCCGGTGGTGGTTCGCCTAACCGGAACGAACGAGGATAAAGCGAAGGAAATCCTCGAAGGATCGCGCTACACATTCGTGCCGACAATGAAAGAAGGCGCGGAGAAGATTGTCGAGCTTATAAATGGGCTTGAAGCCTCGGCCTAG